A single Brassica rapa cultivar Chiifu-401-42 chromosome A04, CAAS_Brap_v3.01, whole genome shotgun sequence DNA region contains:
- the LOC103862883 gene encoding uncharacterized protein LOC103862883 → MESAKSNMNAHQNIIVMRHGDRLDHCEPIWVSTAERPWDPPLVHDGKVRAFQTGQRIRSQIGFPIHRVFVSPFLRCIQTAAEVVAALSADDLGDNAMPSIDISKLKVAIEFGLCETLNTMAIKSDVVPKDGKFDFKFSDLEAMFPEGTFDHNVEMAYKEFPQWGESVEAFKERYVNTLKILAEKYPSENLLLVTHWGGVSSMLYKYFKDATKYLVDYCGCVELRRQLMDNDGFGESVDFEVVTSHGVAFKDNKAPIHGPLIIQSPI, encoded by the exons ATGGAGTCTGCTAAATCAAACATGAATGCCCACCAAAACATCATCGTGATGCGCCACGGTGACCGGCTCGACCATTGTGAGCCAATATGGGTTTCAACCGCTGAGAGACCGTGGGATCCTCCGCTCGTACACGATGGTAAGGTTCGAGCCTTTCAAACCGGTCAAAGAATCCGATCTCAGATTGGGTTTCCGATTCACCGTGTCTTTGTTTCTCCTTTCCTCCGCTGCATCCAGACCGCTGCCGAAGTCGTCGCCGCTCTCTCAGCCGACGATCTCGGTGACAACGCTATGCCTTCCATCGATATCTCTAAGCTCAAG GTGGCTATCGAATTTGGATTGTGCGAGACACTGAACACAATGGCTATTAAGAGTGACGTTGTTCCCAAAGATGGGAAGTTTGATTTCAAGTTTTCAGATCTTGAAGCTATGTTTCCTGAGGGAACATTTGATCACAATGTGGAAATGGCTTATAAAGAG TTTCCACAGTGGGGAGAATCTGTGGAAGCCTTTAAAGAAAGATATGTTAATACATTGAAGATTCTTGCAGAGAAGTATCCTTCAGAGAATTTGTTGCTAGTCACCCACT GGGGAGGTGTAAGTTCTATGCTTTACAAATACTTCAAAGACGCAACTAAGTACTTAGTAGATTACTGTGGTTGTGTTGAGTTGAGAAGGCAGCTTATGGATAATGATGGATTTGGTGAATCTGTGGACTTTGAGGTGGTTACAAGTCATGGTGTAGCTTTCAAGGACAACAAAGCCCCGATTCATGGTCCTCTTATAATCCAATCTCCCATATAG
- the LOC103862884 gene encoding uncharacterized protein LOC103862884 translates to MLDLSFTSLRSLLSFLHIPYHNPNKALNNTPSSFFSHSRSQNQMASPSSYTKHPSPPRSTTAAATPPSASPTGGGFFSKPILLGMFLLALPLFPSQAPDFVGETVLTKLWELIHLLFVGIAVAYGLFSRRNVGESNVESRMSCVDESSLSYVSGILQASSVFDEEEEEETNKSEYGEINQVQAWNSRYLQGRSKVVVVARPAYGLDGHVVHQSLGLPVRSLRSALEEEKEKAEEESLADNDDEVVAEMMAMGDDETQFTTRSSVSSSSSRTSFESNDQKNRFSPSRSLSGESLNSNVEEKSLQGSSRCSSPSLPPSPSPEIVTDETHRRVLHSRHYSDGSLLEEGVRREFEDELEGPRSKSLKLLSDESSWKGKSKSRRSYPPDLTLSPPVDGADRSTTRRRYLQQKSDSHLFEKGLESDHNKMNVKKARSHDSLEFKPRNDKASRHSSRGGSDTLVVKDNKRNSEDDDDSEDYDLPGENKEVIPNSPRCCEPQSWRGSSKVSSIGKSVRTIRSDSSDDRAERHGRTKPRRQWQQELAIILHQEKHSETLTTSEPEDDDDDDVMEESEAEQPDVTLEEEEEEVAAVWESQSNASNEHYEVDRKADEFIAKFREQIRLQKLHSGEQRRGGGTGLIRNRHFR, encoded by the coding sequence ATGTTAGATCTGTCTTTTACGTCGCTACGAAGTCTTCTTTCCTTCCTCCACATACCTTACCACAACCCCAATAAAGCCCTAAACAACACtccttcttccttcttctcccACTCGAGATCTCAAAATCAAATGGCGTCTCCGAGTTCATACACCAAGCATCCTTCTCCTCCGCGAAGCACCACCGCCGCCGCTACGCCGCCGTCTGCCTCCCCAACCGGTGGAGGATTCTTCTCTAAGCCTATCCTACTCGGTATGTTCCTCCTCGCCTTGCCATTGTTCCCTTCTCAGGCTCCCGACTTCGTCGGAGAGACGGTTCTCACCAAGCTCTGGGAGCTGATTCACCTCCTCTTCGTCGGCATTGCCGTCGCTTACGGTTTGTTCAGCCGTAGGAACGTCGGAGAATCAAACGTTGAGTCGAGGATGAGTTGTGTAGATGAGTCTTCCTTGTCTTACGTGTCTGGAATCCTCCAGGCTTCCTCTGTTTTcgacgaggaggaggaagaggagacgAATAAGTCTGAGTACGGTGAGATCAATCAAGTGCAAGCCTGGAACTCGCGGTATTTGCAAGGGAGGTCTAAGGTTGTTGTGGTTGCGAGACCAGCTTATGGTCTTGATGGTCACGTTGTGCACCAGTCGCTAGGCTTGCCGGTTAGGAGTTTAAGGTCGGCTCttgaggaggagaaggagaaagCTGAGGAGGAGTCATTGGCTGATAATGATGATGAGGTCGTGGCTGAGATGATGGCAATGGGAGACGATGAAACCCAGTTTACGACCCGGTCtagtgtttcttcttcttcatcacggACTAGCTTTGAGTCCAATGATCAGAAGAACAGATTCTCGCCTTCTCGTTCTCTCTCTGGGGAGTCTTTAAACTCTAATGTGGAGGAAAAGAGTCTTCAAGGGTCATCACGGTGTAGTTCGCCATCATTGCCACCGTCTCCATCGCCAGAGATAGTGACCGATGAGACTCACAGGCGTGTGTTACACTCTAGGCATTATAGTGATGGTTCTTTGTTAGAGGAAGGTGTGAGGAGAGAGTTTGAAGATGAACTAGAGGGACCAAGATCTAAATCACTTAAACTGCTGAGTGATGAAAGTTCCTGGAAAGGGAAGAGCAAGTCTCGCAGATCTTATCCTCCTGATCTAACCTTATCACCACCCGTTGATGGTGCTGATCGTTCCACTACTAGAAGACGGTATCTTCAGCAGAAGAGTGATAGCCATTTGTTTGAGAAAGGGTTAGAGTCTGACCATAACAAGATGAATGTCAAGAAGGCACGGAGCCACGACTCTTTGGAGTTCAAACCAAGGAATGATAAAGCTTCAAGGCATTCTTCACGAGGTGGCAGTGATACTTTGGTGGTGAAAGACAACAAAAGAAACTCCGAGGATGATGATGACTCTGAGGATTATGATCTTCCTGGTGAGAACAAGGAAGTGATACCAAACAGTCCAAGATGTTGTGAACCACAATCTTGGAGAGGTTCTAGTAAAGTTTCATCAATAGGAAAGTCAGTGAGGACCATAAGATCTGATTCATCTGATGATAGGGCAGAGAGACATGGAAGAACAAAACCAAGAAGACAATGGCAACAAGAACTAGCAATAATACTACACCAAGAGAAGCATTCAGAAACTCTCACTACATCAGAGccagaagatgatgatgatgatgatgttatGGAAGAGAGTGAGGCAGAGCAACCTGATGTTACcttggaggaggaagaggaagaagttgCTGCTGTTTGGGAAAGCCAGAGCAATGCAAGCAATGAGCATTATGAAGTTGATAGAAAAGCTGATGAGTTCATAGCAAAGTTCAGAGAACAGATTAGGTTGCAGAAACTTCATTCCGGTGAGCAACGTAGAGGAGGTGGCACTGGCCTTATCAGAAACAGACACTTCAGATGA
- the LOC103862885 gene encoding peptidyl-prolyl cis-trans isomerase FKBP20-2, chloroplastic isoform X2, with translation MLQESTGGRKKAMLTILSNPLSPKLTFLCESLGILKCRSKSTTCCSLSQEPKYQSLSRRNVVYVLVSSPCLLLTLPSSAKTKSKSPYDERRLLEQNKRIQRENNAPDEFPNFVREGFEVKVVASDNYVKADSGLIYRDFDVGQGDCPKDGQQVTFHYIGYNESGRRIDSTYIQGSPAKIRMGTNALVPGFEMGIRDMKPGGRRRIIIPPELGPPVGPSTFFSSKQFEVFDVELVSIQNCERRTIVGFYSDVTCS, from the exons ATGTTGCAGGAATCCACCGGAGGGAGAAAGAAAGCTATGCTGACGATTCTATCAAACCCTCTCTCTCCGAAGCTGACGTTTCTAT GTGAAAGCCTCGGGATCTTGAAATGTCGGAGTAAAAGCACGACGTGTTGTTCACTGAGTCAAGAACCAAAGTACCAAAG CTTGAGTAGGAGGAATGTTGTTTACGTTTTGGTTTCTTCACCGTGTTTGCTTTTAACGTTACCATCGTCTGCCAAGACTAAATCTAAGAGCCCTTATGACGAGAGAAGGTTACTAGAACAGAACAAGAGGATACAGAGAGAGAACAATGCTCCTGATGAGTTTCCCAACTTTGTTAGAGAAG GTTTTGAGGTTAAGGTAGTAGCTTCAGATAATTACGTAAAAGCTGATTCAGGCCTTATATATCGAGATTTCGATGTTGGTCAAGGTGATTGTCCTAAAGATGGTCAGCAG GTGACTTTTCATTATATTGGATATAATGAGTCCGGAAGACGAATAGACAGTACTTACATTCAAGGCTCACCTGCTAAGATCCGTATGGGAACCAATGCACTTGTTCCAG GATTTGAAATGGGCATTCGTGACATGAAACCTGGTGGACGAAGAAGGATCATCATCCCTCCAGAACTGGGACCTCCG GTGGGACCTTCGACCTTCTTCAGCTCGAAGCAATTTGAAGTTTTTGACGTGGAGCTGGTTAGTATCCAGAACTGTGAGAGGAGGACAATAGTAGGATTCTACTCGGATGTCACTTGCAGTTAA
- the LOC103862885 gene encoding peptidyl-prolyl cis-trans isomerase FKBP20-2, chloroplastic isoform X1: protein MLQESTGGRKKAMLTILSNPLSPKLTFLCESLGILKCRSKSTTCCSLSQEPKYQSCSLSRRNVVYVLVSSPCLLLTLPSSAKTKSKSPYDERRLLEQNKRIQRENNAPDEFPNFVREGFEVKVVASDNYVKADSGLIYRDFDVGQGDCPKDGQQVTFHYIGYNESGRRIDSTYIQGSPAKIRMGTNALVPGFEMGIRDMKPGGRRRIIIPPELGPPVGPSTFFSSKQFEVFDVELVSIQNCERRTIVGFYSDVTCS, encoded by the exons ATGTTGCAGGAATCCACCGGAGGGAGAAAGAAAGCTATGCTGACGATTCTATCAAACCCTCTCTCTCCGAAGCTGACGTTTCTAT GTGAAAGCCTCGGGATCTTGAAATGTCGGAGTAAAAGCACGACGTGTTGTTCACTGAGTCAAGAACCAAAGTACCAAAG TTGCAGCTTGAGTAGGAGGAATGTTGTTTACGTTTTGGTTTCTTCACCGTGTTTGCTTTTAACGTTACCATCGTCTGCCAAGACTAAATCTAAGAGCCCTTATGACGAGAGAAGGTTACTAGAACAGAACAAGAGGATACAGAGAGAGAACAATGCTCCTGATGAGTTTCCCAACTTTGTTAGAGAAG GTTTTGAGGTTAAGGTAGTAGCTTCAGATAATTACGTAAAAGCTGATTCAGGCCTTATATATCGAGATTTCGATGTTGGTCAAGGTGATTGTCCTAAAGATGGTCAGCAG GTGACTTTTCATTATATTGGATATAATGAGTCCGGAAGACGAATAGACAGTACTTACATTCAAGGCTCACCTGCTAAGATCCGTATGGGAACCAATGCACTTGTTCCAG GATTTGAAATGGGCATTCGTGACATGAAACCTGGTGGACGAAGAAGGATCATCATCCCTCCAGAACTGGGACCTCCG GTGGGACCTTCGACCTTCTTCAGCTCGAAGCAATTTGAAGTTTTTGACGTGGAGCTGGTTAGTATCCAGAACTGTGAGAGGAGGACAATAGTAGGATTCTACTCGGATGTCACTTGCAGTTAA
- the LOC103862887 gene encoding probable U3 small nucleolar RNA-associated protein 11 has translation MSSLRNAVPRPAHKERSQPQARKKFGLLEKHKDYVIRAKAYHQKEDIKKKLKQKAAFKNPDEFYYKMINSKTVDGVHRPKEEVNKYSAEELMIMKTQDIGYVFQKWQSEKNKIDKLTASLQCTEDQPSRRHVYFAEDREEARELELQARSKSDVTTIAIPKDIKKKMDRSYRDLEARKSRAKDLEKLYMDMSMQKELQKKGRKRKLREDEILNPNGKPVYKWKADRKR, from the exons ATGTCGTCGCTACGTAATGCCGTTCCACGGCCAGCTCACAAGGAACGATCTCAACC GCAAGCGAGGAAGAAGTTTGGTCTCCTCGAGAAGCACAAGGACTATGTCATCCGAGCTAAGGCTTACCACCAAAAGGAAGACATTAAAAAG aaACTTAAGCAGAAGGCGGCTTTCAAGAATCCAGATGAGTTCTATTACAAGATGATCAATAGTAAAACAGTTGATGGAGTTCATAGACCAAA GGAAGAGGTAAACAAGTACAGTGCAGAAGAGCTTATGATAATGAAGACCCAAGATATTGGATATGTCTTCCAGAAATGGCAGAGTGAGAAGAAC AAAATTGATAAGCTTACTGCATCACTGCAATGTACGGAGGACCAGCCTAGCCGGAGACATGTCTACTTTGCAGAAGACag aGAGGAAGCTAGAGAGCTGGAGttacaagctagaagcaaaagtgatgtcACCACAATAGCCATTCCtaaagatattaaaaa GAAAATGGACAGATCATACAGAGACCTCGAGGCAAGGAAGAGCAGGGCAAAAGACTTGGAGAAGCTATACATGGATATGTCAATGCAGAAGGAGCTACAG aaAAAGGGTCGCAAACGTAAGCTGCGTGAGGACGAGATACTCAACCCAAATGGCAAACCGGTTTACAAATGGAAAGCAGATCGAAAACgctga